AGTCTGCAGAGTGATGTTCTTATACGgacttttttaatgtttaagttTAATTTTCAAGCCCCTTTCGGTCATTGGaggtttgcattttttgggagcgtttcatttttaaagcgcttactaatgtgtttttttttaattgtgtgtgtgtatatcgaATATCGAAAGCAGACCCACCGCCCCCCCAAGAAAATCCATTATCAGCTGTACCTTAAtttaaatgtggaaaaataaaatacataaatcaCAAAGGGGCCACGCAGTGATTGGTTTATTCCGATCGTTTGGCATCACATCGGCGGCATGAAAAGGTATAAATAGATGAACCCCGCGGCGGGGGTGTTCTGTGCGGCGGGAATGTTTCCGTTTGCTACGCTAGCTTCCCAGGTGATGCCTTGATGAAAGCTGGGACGTTACACAACTGGATGCGGCCGTGGCTTTGAAGACCAACATGCGCCGGTGCTacgctcaaagaaaaaaaaaaaaaaagaggagagacTTTTCCAGAGCTGCTCGTTTGCTTCATGAAACACAAAGtccatttttttacttgtgcAAAGTAGAGGCCAATTTGCTCGAGTGGTTATGGTGAAGTTCTTCTGAATGACAAATACTCAGGAGGgacaaaagaaaaccaaaagaaTACAAACGGTCCTCGCTGGCTTCACGTCAAGATATCGCCGATCACGACGAGGAGTCAAAAAAGCAAACGGACAAAATTCAAAAGGAGCTCTCAGAAGAGTCGCGCCCCGTAGCCAAAAGTCTGTTTGATGGCCTCGAAGTAGAACCTGCGCCAGCCGTCCTTGGTCCGATCCTCGTCGTCGTCCGGAACCCCGCGACAGTCCAGGCGGAGTTCCgtctcgctgctgcggtccACCAACGTCAGCGTGACCGTGGCGTAGTGCTCTGCAACGCACGCAAAGCCGTCACACACTCACGCCGTGGCGAGAACAAGCTTCTTGTGGAGGGAAACCCCCCAAAGGACCTTTGGGTCTGCGCTGAAGCAGGAACCTTTTCGGTTCTTGCCATACGTACCACAGGGCCAGTTGTTGTACCTCCACTTCATGACTATTTTCTCATCTCGCACCTAGCAACCGAGAGATGAGAAAGTCACTTTGACGCGACGCCTCCAAAAGCGGGACAAAAATGTGAGCTTCTTGCTTACCAAGTCTATGAATTCGCCCAAAACGTTTCCACCCAGCAGGCGAAACCTTCCTCCCTTCTCACCCTCCACCGTGGCCGGAGCGTGCGTGAACGCCTGAATCATCTGCAACGACGGCGACAGCGACACATTTCATTTGACGGGAAAGCCTTTTTGATGGGGGCGGGGCCGCTTTCATCTTTTAATGTTCAGACTTGTTAAGCATTTCAACAACTAGCCCCCCCCCTTTACTCTGAACCGACTTGGGCTTTGTAGCAACTTCCTTCTGCTTTCTCATCGTCAAATCACCACCTAGTGGCGGCTGCGTGCATTACACCGCCCCATGGTGGCCATGAGCCGCATGTCAGAAGGTGGCAACAATTTTTCTTGGTGATTTTGGGGAGGCTAAAATACGCGAATGGCATTTCCAATGACTGCGATGTAAAGgcggcaggtttttttttagaaatataaaaatatgggGGCGGTCCGTCCGTGTCCGTTTGGGCCATACGTTGCCCACCGCAGGCGGCGGCGTTTCTCACCTCCTGGTTGACAAAGACACTGTAGAGGTCCGCCGGACTGGTGAGGAACGTTTCCGTCAGGCTGAACTTGCACGTGGGAATCTTCACGCCCGTGTTGACCGGCGGCGCTGCTGTGCAGCTCGATGATGAAATCtgacccccacacacacacacacacacacacacacaaagaccaaAGGGTGTCAGCGTCCGCTCCTGCTGACCGAATACTTGCAGAGACAAACACGGCCAACCTGAGTTTTGTCCGTCTTGGCCTTGGACTGCGAGGAGGACTGAAGCGGCACCATGCCGTTGGCCGTCGGCAGGATCATGCCCTGAGTGAATTctgaagacagaaaaaaaaaaaaaccccaacaattcTTTCAGTAGACGTTAAGACAACAAGAAAAGtatttcaagcttttttttttttgttgccacatACACGCACTCCGGCAGCACGGAAAGCTTCCAAAGCGAAGGGGGATGCGTTCGCCGCCGTGTCCTATTTCGGGGATGCGATACCGGGTGTCGCAAAAAAGACGACGTTGCGCTCGATCACCGTTTTCAATCCCCGCGATCACATCGGGGGAAAAGTCAAGTTTCGGACGCAAATCGTTTTCATGGATAAGCGTCCGTCTTGATTCGGAGGCTGTGCGGGCTACAGAAATAAATGCGACTCGACTTGATGTGGAAAATGAGCGGCACTTCTTTTCAGAGCAGGCGaggtagttttaaaaaaaaaaaagtctttcattCAAACGCTGACATCAAAGACATTTAAGTTTGACctcctcgctggccatcttcaaagccctcctccaaactctttgacattcgactcagcatgactttgatttgttcttggttttaccgtttggtgctttctaccgcctttgtaaccgatttgtcttactgtttattgggcatgttcaattgctccatgtacagcactttgtatgcagcgatggcggtttgaaagtgctccagaaatactcttgacctGATTTTAAGAAGCCCACGTAGCTTCCCAGAGCCTGGCGGATCTTCTCGGCTCCTTTGGATTTCATCAGGTGGACCAGCGGCGTCTCCGGTTCGTCTTTGTTCAGTGCCACGCTAATCTACGCGACAGAGAAAAAGGACAACACGAGTGTCAGCCACCTTGCGCCGACAAGCCCCACGCGTACCAAGTCCGCCGCTTACATCCAGATCCTCCATATCGTTCTCATCAGACAGATTAGGAACCTCCACGGAGCCTTGGTATTTTATTCCTGATTTTGACAATcctgcgagagaaaaaaaaacaaacttctgAACAGGTTGACGAGGGTTGCGGTTTGACGTCCTGAAATTCCGACGTACCCGTCCAGGCTGCTTTCAGGTTCCACTCGTAGAAGAAAATGAGTTTCCCTTTGCGGTTGTTAATGGACGCTTCTCCTTCCACCTTGCTCACCTCGGTCACCTCGCAGCTTCCTTCGTTGCTCTCCACGCGCAGGCCCAGCAGGAGACTTTTTAACTTGTCCGAGGACCAGCTTGTGGCGTCTCGTTCCGTCCTGAGGAGGCGGCAGCAATTGTTACAAAGTTGAAAAGTCTTCCAAGGTTACCCATTTGTGGCGAGGTTTGAAGGAAGGAAACCTcctacaaacaaaaaccatgactaacaAATATATTTGAACAAACGCCTTCTTGTGCAGATGTTTGAAGAGTGTTGTGTGAAGAGCGTCACCAGCAAGTCGGAATTGAGACTTTCAATACGCCGGGAAGCTGAAACTTCCCATactgcaacactttatttttagcATACGTCCATGTGCGAAAGTGCTGCACACGCCTGGCAGATTGCGCCGAACATTCCGGAGAGAAAGTTGTTCCATCGAGTCACCATGGCGATGGAGTGGGGTTACCATGGGAAACCGACAAGGAGGGAGGATGATGACGCTTGATGCTGAGGATGCTGGGATgacatttgatgatgatgatgccagCGCAATTAGCATTTCGGCACGTGTTCTCATGCCGATTGCCTCGGCTACCAATAACGACAATAAAACCGGATGCAAAGGATCCTTTTTCGCAGTCGTTGTCtagaaatgtgttattttaaagCCTATTTTACACTTGGCGACGTGAGGACAGACATACGGCAGGATTCAGAGGCAGAAAATGTGCCGGCTTTTGCAGTAGGGCTCAATTAGGATTCACCAGCTTCGACAAAcaagtcattgtttgtttgaaaccaaatgacttattgaaagtgcatttgaaacCTTCTCCTTCATAAAGTTTTCCTCGAAATACGTGTGAAAATGCTTGCTCGTCGCGGTAAGCCACTTTTTCGTTGAAGGTTGTCAGATTTAGATTTAGGGTTTAAGATTAACCTACAACGAGGGCGATTAGACTACAAACACATTGGGGTATGTTCTTAGCGAATATGTACTACTCGTCTAAGGTTTGGGCCGCCAACCCCGCGAGGTTAACGAGATTGGTAGCGTTAGTAACGAGTGCGGTTGTAGCTGTCAGAAAGTCGAGGCATGTTTAGATTTCGTCAAAACGCATCGGATCGAATTCTATaattgggaagaagaagaaaaaaagtcccaCTGAGTGGTAATAAGACGAGGATAACGCGGCACTTGAGTGACATCGACAGACAAGGTAGAGGCCAGACGTGCTTTTGTCGTGCGCCCCGAACGAGGTCGGTGTGCTGTTAGCATTAGCCGGCTAGCTAGCGTCCTTTCTTCCCGCCTCACCAGTGCCAGTTGTTGACATTCGTGGCGTCCGCTCGCTCCTCGACGATCCAGCGAGGGTCTCCTTCACCCCACTTGGCCATCTCGACTgtagttaaaataaataaaatggaacgtGACTTGGGTGCCGCTGCTCCTGCGCCGCCACCGGTGTGGATACACACGCTCCCTCACACGTTGCTTCTAGAAGTCTCTGCCGGCCCCGCGAGAGACTGGACTCGCAGAGGCCAGAAATTGCTGGAAGCGGAAGTTGTCGCAGTGGGAACGCCCCTTTCGCCGTCTACGGTCTGGCTGGCGTACCGGATATCCGGACCACTGCCAAGTCCCGCGTGATGTCTCTGTTCGAGAATCTCGTACTTCGGcgtccaagatggccgcttcaTTACAGTATTTTCGAGTAATTAAGCCAGGAAGTTCGATAGGGTTTTTATTTGCATCACTTTTTTATTATCATTAAACACGTCATAGCACGTGTGATGATCATCAACTTTGTGATGTACGTAATCGAACGTGAACTTCTGCGAGTGGTAACTGGCTCGAGAACTGGCCAGGTAAttttgtcaagtcaaaaatTACTACTCATTGTTTCGCCGTAAGTcgtatagaaaaaaaaccctgatccAATAGACTTATTTTTCCCACGGCTGTCgcattgacaaaacaaaaacatgtgggTATTGTAAAACACTTCCACTTTAGCTAGTGAAAGGGTTCAATACTTTTCCCAGTATTATCAGTGTCATCAACCCCATCATCCACCTTTTTTCAACCCACCCAGTAAAATCCCCTCTGAGAGATGTGGATGTTGAAACATCAATATCAACAAAATTCACTCAGGAAAAAAGGGATTTTCCACACTATGCGAGGGTTTCTTTCTTTTAACAATATTAACACCCACCCTTTTACCACCGTTGTCAATAATATCCCCTGGAAAAATGAGCGCTGTAGTGTAAAACACTCAACGCGAGGGTCCAGACTTTTCCTCAGGATTCATCACCAGCACCGTCTCAAGATAATCAACTCAACCACTCAGACTTTCTCGAGCAAAAGCGGTTCAGCATCCACACTTGTGCCACTGTTAACAATACTGTATTCTCACGATCGTGTTGTCGTTGGCATTTTCTTGCATTTCCAGTGGCCTCCCCGCTTAAGCGCCAGAGCGGTGAACTGACTGAACGTCAATGGATGACTAACCTGGAAAAACAAACGACTTGCGAGCGAATATTTCAAGTGGCCAATCGGGGTGAGCGCGTGCTGCTTCGCGAGGAAAAGAAGCCATCTGtgtcgtgtgcgtgcgtgcgtgtgcgtgcgtttgcgtCTCTGGGCTCCCCTCCCCCCTTCGGTATTGCTCTCCCTCTCCGTGCCCGGCTGGCTGGCTTGCTTCTTGCTTGCTTCCTTCTCCCTCCCTGGCTGACTCAAGCGTGTGGCCGTGCTGAGCGGTGTTGGCGGCTCCACAACATCAGCCGCAGCGAGCgcgcggagagagagagaggggggagagagagagagagaggcagagagaaaaagagagagagacgacTTCACTTTTTGAAGCCGTGGCATGAATGATCTCATCGGAACCTTCTGCTCCGCTTTCGCCGCCGACGATCCTATGAGTGAGACCGGAAGAAAATAAGGTGAGCGTTGGGTCCTTCGCTATTCGTCCCCATTGACATAAAAAGAGTCTCGCGTTGTTTGTGTTTAACaactttaaaaagtgttttttttattggggcgggggagggggtaaagggggaggaggaggaggaggaagaagaagcgcCGCGGCGGACCACCGAGTGGCTAATTAGCCCGTTAGCATTCGCCGTATTAAATGCGAGAATAAGCGGGTGATACACAGCGAACACGTCCGTCCACGTTTGATACCGATTGAGGCCTGCTTTTTATCCGTTTCCCCGCCACATTGTCGCCCTCTCCTTCtcgccccctccacccccgcctAACTGTTAGCCTAGCAGCACAAAATGGCCTCATTGTCGTGCGGCGGTTGGGGAGACAAAAGCGGGGCGCCAGCTACCTTGGAGCGGCTGGCGTTGGCCGAGCGAGCGGGCCACCCACCCGACAGATAGCGACCGATAGCGTCGACGCTGCGCAAGGTTCCCAGCCACGGAGAAACTGGTTGGATAAGCCTGCGTTGAAGAGCGGAGCTTTTGATTAATGAGCGTCGAAGCAAAGGCCTTCGCTGGCGGTGGGGGATGGGCCGCGCTCACGACTGTTGACGTACGGCGAGACCGTCGCTTTATTTACGCTTTCGGACACGATTAGCAACATCAGCTCCCGAACGACGTGCGTGAATTCGTCCATTGACATCGAGAGTAAGCCAACGGGGTGGCGTTAAATGGGCTTTCAAGTCGTGTCAGAGCGGCTAcaaggcgccccccccccctcttcctcctccaccgccACCTTTGACCAAAACAACGAGATGTGGCTTCTCACATGACAGCTTCTGTGGTCTTTTTCAATCACAGTTCAAGCGTCGTTATGTTTTTCGAAGCTCTTTTTTCCCAGTTACTCTCATCACACTCGCTGGCTAATGTGCTTATATAACATCCTAGGCGAGTGAATTTGTCAgtcgtatttgaaaaaaaaaaaccccagcaacaactgaaaaatgCAGCTTGTCAGGCATTTAATGTTACGACAAATGACTGTATTAGTCAATAATGTCTTGTGTTGGATTATTTGCTCGTATAGTCTTGTAATACGCGTCTTTAGAAAGGCATTGTAACCTTCTGTTTCGTTGCCACTTGAAAGTTTAAAGCTCTTTGTTGTGTTtgaagttgttgtttgttgcCTTTCAACAACCACTAAAGAGGTGCATCAATTAATTGATGCAACAACGACtcaattatcaaaataatgAACTACTTGTCCTGTGATTTAACCTGCCTCTGGACAGGAACTATTTCCCCATTTCTGTAGTCCTCTGTGAAAGCAGCCGGTCTCTCTTTGGAAATTTTTTGCCTATTTACCGACGTGTTACGGACCAAAAACGGGAACATAATTACAGTTGGTTTGAAAATATGTCCTGTTTTCTAATGAAGGAATGGaagtttaaatacattttgtaaaaaCTACTAATGTCGGGAAAGTAATTGTAGGATGAATCGATTATTTAAGTCCTCATTACTTGAGGGGGCGAGTTATCGGCTTGatggatgaagtgctgcctccgccAGGGAAAAGACAGTCGCCCTTTGATGGGAGGGCTGTGGATGAAAGATCCAGTCGTGGTTTCATGGTAAAAACTGTTGAGGCGTAAAAATGTTGCTAAAAAGTCGTTTGAGGGTTCGGAAAAGTGTTTAAACACCAGTAGGGGTGGACCGAATAATCCTTTTTAACTCTGTCAAAAATCCGGAAGTGGCCCTTTGTGGTTCCCTGAGCGTCGGAAACCGGTTGCACCAGTTTTTGAAGCGCCGACTACTCCAGCGGCGGTCACGTGGGCCTCTCGTGTCAACATCAGCAAGCGGCTGCCGTTTCATGTCCTGTCAGTCATGAACATTGGCGATGGAGCCCAAAGGGGGAATTTTCTCGAGTGCACCTGTACAGCTCCCGCAAAATGGCGACTGCCAATCCCTTTGTAGCGACGATTGGTGAACGGCTGCGCTCGGAATCGTTGGAATGGTAAATTgccgtctttgttttttgtctgcatTAAAGGGGTTCCAAAACCGGAATTCTGTCTGAAGCTTACTTCGGCGGTCTGGCGTTCTGGTGGGATGAATTGCTGTTTGTTGGTGGCTCGGTTGTGCTGCCGGTGTTGTTGAATGTGTGGTTGTTCCGCCCAGCAGGAGTCTTGCCTCTCAGACTGgcctaaaaaaaaggggggggggcaatcgaaATGTTGAAATAGTCATCCCTAACGCTGACGACAATCCCAAATTGGAATTGCAATGACTCCACTGCGGTAAGAAGTTTTCTGTGTAAATTAGCAAATTTTTTGACAAAAGTTTTCATGTCGGACATGAGCGGCGACGAAAACAAAAATAGATGAATGATGAGAAAAATACGCTCGTATGATTCATCAATGACGTGGCGGTCAtggctgatatatatatatattttttggtccctacccccgtccccccccccccccttccccagacAGACGACATGTTTCCAAAGGGCACCAAGCGCAAGTTTTTAGACTCTGCGGAGGACGCGGCGACAGCGACGCTAGCCGGCGAGCAGAGCCGGACGCCGTCGCCCTCGTACAGCCTCCAGCGCCAGTCCCTCCTGGACATGTCGCTCATCAAACTGCAGCTGTGCCACATGCTGGTGGAACCCAATTTGTGCCGCTCGGTGCTCATCGCCAACACGGTGCGACAGATCCAGGAGGAAATGACGCAGGACGGCACCTGGCAGATCATGACGCAGGCCCTGGCCGCCGCGCAGTGCCCGACCGACCGCCTGGTGGCCACCGAGGTGCTGTGCCGGCAGTCGGACCCGGCGGCCGGCCAGAGCCCCAAGCCCTACCCTCTGGTGGGGGGCCTGGACAGGGGGTACCACTCGGAGGAGGTGGTGATGGAAGCGGGTGACGCCCACAAGGAGGCCCCGCCCACGCAGTCCTACCTGGCGGCCCCCTTCGGGATGAGCCCCTGCTgggaggaggagcagcagcagcagcagcagcaggaggaggaggatgatgaggaggacggcggcggcgaggaggacgaggacggcGAGGAGTCGGAGGCCGAGGACGCGGACGAGCGCCCCGAGGTGGATTCCAGGCCGGGCGAGCAGGTTTTCGGCACCTTTGAGATCAAGCAgcagccgccgcccccgccggaCCCGGCGCTGGAGGAGCTCTTCTCGGACGTGGACCCGTCCTACTACGAGCTGGACACGGTGCTGACGGGCATGCAGAGCGCCCCCAAGATGGGACCTTACGACCTGCTGGAGAGCCTCTCCTCCCACGGGCCGCAGCCGCTCAGCCCCGGCGCCAGCTGCCGGTCGGACCTCAACGAACTGGACCACATCATGGAGATTATCGTGGGCTCCTGAAGCTCGGTGCCGCCGTGGACTTCTTGAATGTGCTTTTGTTACGCAGACGCATTGTGGGAGGGGCAAAAGTGGCAAATGATCTGcgagccaaaaaaaacatttttcggaTCGGCAGCTCCCGTtgggactttgtttttttttttgtttcttcttcattcGTTCAGTATATTCCAAACACGGAGGTCCCGTTCACAAGTAGGCtttgaaagggggagggggggggacgttTCCAGCTGAATGAAGTTAAACGGGGGCAAGGTTTTCCAGACTGGAAACTTTCCGTGGCCATTGAGGGGAAATTTCACGCAAAGTTCAAACGGAAGCACCAATCCCATCAGGGGACCTCCATGCAAAGTCGATGGCTCCTCTTGCCCACTTGTGAGGGCATCGCAGGGCCTGaattgccacccccccccccccacttgacTCGAGCTGTGGTGTCGCAGAAGCGGAATTTGCCACATGGAAGACCAAGCCAAAAGAAATCTTCCAATGACGGCTCGTAACTCTTAAAAACTCGTAAAATTGGGGAATTTGGCAGCCGCTGTACTTTTATGAAATCGGATCAAGTCTGGATTAGAATGGACCCGCGCTCACGTAGCCGATTTTTGGATGTATGACGGACAAAACCGGTCACTGAATCATCAtctgttggggggtgggggggggtgttccgtTGAATCTGTTTCAACTGTTGTTAAACGGTAGCCAATTCACAACAAAAATGGTTTCATCGCCCATCGCGGAATGAATTTCAGCGCTCAAATAAcccatcctaaaaaaaaaaaaacgtgtcaatTCCTCCTGAATTTCCACGGAAGCTTTCAAAGTCTTTCCCATTTCCGCAAGTCCATTTGCAACAGTtggttttcttccattttgtgtgtgttccccccaccccccatgtttACGTCCGGTGCGCAAGCTCGTGCTCGTCGTCCTATTTATTGGAGTTCTTCACACTACAGCGGCGATCCAGAACAAACGTCCAAATCCATGACGTCATGCATATTTTCCTAACGATTTGCGCAATTATGAATGGAATATGTATATGTACTTATGTaaatagaaatatatttttttgcattattacgggcggggggtggggggggggtttgcaagTATCATTTGAtaattccttatttttttggggggggggcgggggggattttaACATAGTCACATTTGAGACGTGAGCGTCTTCCCGAGCTTTTTTTGCCTTGGTCAAGTTTTTACGCTGATTTCACTTCACTCGCtccaaagttttttgtttttttttaactacaattttttttttttttatccaacccAGGGAAGCAAAACCACAGCTTGCCATCCTGCTCATCCAGAAGAAGCCATATTGCTAATTtattctttctctctgtctctctttgttttttttaatttattgtatttattctaTCTGTAGGTACATCTACGCCACACACGTCAATCATTcggcccaaatgacaatttgtcacgtcatgcccccccccccccccccgaccccctccccAAACAGCGAGTGCAGTACCTATTTATTATTCCATTTAGTTTTAATAATCACAAGAACCGGGTCACAATTCCAATCACTATGCAGCTCCGTCATGCGCGTTACAAAAATGATTGTATACGACTCCAATGTCCTTTAAAGTCCTTTTTATGCAAACGGTTGCCTTTCTACAAAATGGCTGCTCAAAGCGGCAGCGAAGAAACAAAAGAGGAGGCGGCGACGGTGGAGAACTCAGGCTATGTAAACACGtattgacaaacacacacatacacacacacacacacacacacacaaaagttcagtattacacacgcgcgcacgcgtaCATTCACACTCCTGAAGGATGTCACTCACGCTGGTTGCAATGGGAGCTAGAACTTCAAAGACTTATTACTACcgttgtcacaaaaaaaaatgtatgcatttttttatatcCAGACAAAAAAACTTGTAGCgtctttgtaaatatttttttataataaaagATGCAACTATTGGGTTGTCGTGTGGGCTTCTGTCGAAATTCTTCCGTAGCAACTTCGgaatgttgatttttaaaaacctaCACTTATTCGTGGACTCTGTTTTGACAAGAATTCTGAGTCACGTCTTGTAAATGACAGATTTTGCCATTTCAATTTAAATCTGGGAAGCGGCTCAAATCCCgttttgatgtttaaaaaaaatctggggggaaaaaaaagttcaaatccaACCAATGAACTTGGGGCGTAATAACGGgcatggcaattttccgcgtataggcggaaatccgccgttttatttcttaaattgatcatttttgtgaatcgtctaaatccgttgagaaaattttaggggggtgggggtcaggtaccttatcgtcgagttttcacgaacTCTCccaatcagtctttccatcttccgattgtaaacagccctgcgattggacgtgtatgatgtcttacttgttgtgattggtcgccccatccaggccacgcccctttccactttttttcatcactagcccattgccatccctgaaaaAACATAAAACCAGAACTCATGATTTGCAAAACATGTTCAACCTGGATTTAATCGAATGCACAACAAAGATCAAACTGATGTTTTTCGCAAAGAATTCTGCACTtaagaattttatggctgcaaaacGATCCCAAAGAGCTGCGACTGGGGTCATGTTTACCATTTTTcacgacaaaacaaaaaaatttgggggggggattttttttttaattgagctgGTCAACTTGACACATTTTAAGGGGGGGTAAaacttaatttacattttttttttgcaatgtcaaaatgtctgAGCATGAACGTTCCAGTGTACCGTACAGCGTGAAATATatgttacatatacagtatatatataatatatatgtctGAGCTTGAGGTGACACCTTGCCTGGGAGGGTAAAGTCTTTTCTATTCCATACATGCTGATAtggagcggggggtggggggggtgatgcTACGTTGGAGGTAATGAAAAGGTGCACTTAAATTGTGACCTTTGTCTTCAACGTGCCTCACCGTAGAACAAAATGAAATAGAAATTGAGCAAGCGTCGCTTCCAAGCCTTTGTGACCCTCTTGGAAAAGATTAACAGCCAGCTGGTGAGTcagcaaaaaaaagggaggaggCGGGGAAGCGATTCTAGACTAGAGAACTGCTTCCAGCCAGGATGGCACCGGCGGACGCGGTTCCCTCGTATTTATTGATGATGTGCCGGCAGACGCAAGCAAAATTGATTCTCGAGTGCTTCGGGCATTCTGTTGATCTGCTCATATTCAGCCAAATGCTTCAAAACTCAATTGGACGGCCAGCGCTCCACAGTGCAGATGGACAATGACTTGAAGCACACTGTGAAAGCACCCGAAGATTTGATTGATTGAGTGAAGGCAAATAGGTGTCATTTTGTGGAGTAGCCAAGTCCGTCACCAACCTCGAATCCAACTGAGTATGCATTGAAGTCTGCGGTTACAGCACATCCATTTAGTTTGACAAACCACCAAAACCACATTGCTAACAATAACCACTAGCTAGAGGTTGAGCCGTCCTGTATTTGTTTACTGATTAAAAGAGTGGAAATTACACAAATCAAAGCAAATTGAATTGACTGGATTTTACTTATGCCTGTTCATGTTTGAGCACCAATAACCGGCAGTAAgtttaaattggattttttttaatgaccatccAGAAATAAAAGGGAGAAGTAGGTCAAACCCCAGTGAACAAGTGTACAGGGAAGAAAAGGATACGAGAGAAAAAATGAGCAAGCTCACGGAGGCGCAGACCGCTTTTTGGCGAAAGAGGAAACACGCGAGTGAGGAGACTCCTTATATGGTAATCGCTCGACTGCTTCCGGTCTCGTCCCTTTCCGGCTGCTCTGACTCATCGGTCCCTTTAAAATGTGGCGTTCAGGAAACTTACGTAAATCTCGCAATACCTTTCGGTTCATTTCGTTTGAGCATTTCTGCCACCGCcaagcattttaaatgtatttacacgaatacattttttgggtgtgtgatATCGTTTTGTGTCATTGCCACAAGGGGAAAAACCCAAAAGGTGTCATTTTGCCGAGCGaagtttttaaaatgctgcCGTTTTGAATGAGATTCCTTCAAAAAGCGTATTTGCGGTGCTGTTAAATTTCACGCCGAGGACATTAATTCCAAACATTACGCCAGAAGACGTCGCGATCAATCACGCAGAAAAACGGGACTCGTCCGATCACTTTTGGTGGCTCACGTGTGCAGCCACCCGAGCCCTTGTATTTTCGTTCTCT
This sequence is a window from Hippocampus zosterae strain Florida chromosome 14, ASM2543408v3, whole genome shotgun sequence. Protein-coding genes within it:
- the ahsa1b gene encoding activator of 90 kDa heat shock protein ATPase homolog 1b; protein product: MAKWGEGDPRWIVEERADATNVNNWHWTERDATSWSSDKLKSLLLGLRVESNEGSCEVTEVSKVEGEASINNRKGKLIFFYEWNLKAAWTGLSKSGIKYQGSVEVPNLSDENDMEDLDISVALNKDEPETPLVHLMKSKGAEKIRQALGSYVGFLKSEFTQGMILPTANGMVPLQSSSQSKAKTDKTQISSSSCTAAPPVNTGVKIPTCKFSLTETFLTSPADLYSVFVNQEMIQAFTHAPATVEGEKGGRFRLLGGNVLGEFIDLVRDEKIVMKWRYNNWPCEHYATVTLTLVDRSSETELRLDCRGVPDDDEDRTKDGWRRFYFEAIKQTFGYGARLF
- the cdca4 gene encoding cell division cycle-associated protein 4, whose protein sequence is MFPKGTKRKFLDSAEDAATATLAGEQSRTPSPSYSLQRQSLLDMSLIKLQLCHMLVEPNLCRSVLIANTVRQIQEEMTQDGTWQIMTQALAAAQCPTDRLVATEVLCRQSDPAAGQSPKPYPLVGGLDRGYHSEEVVMEAGDAHKEAPPTQSYLAAPFGMSPCWEEEQQQQQQQEEEDDEEDGGGEEDEDGEESEAEDADERPEVDSRPGEQVFGTFEIKQQPPPPPDPALEELFSDVDPSYYELDTVLTGMQSAPKMGPYDLLESLSSHGPQPLSPGASCRSDLNELDHIMEIIVGS